One window from the genome of Ammospiza nelsoni isolate bAmmNel1 chromosome 16, bAmmNel1.pri, whole genome shotgun sequence encodes:
- the SLC35A4 gene encoding probable UDP-sugar transporter protein SLC35A4 yields MADDKDSLPKLKDLAFLKGQLESLQRRVEDEVQAGVGQDGSLLASPLLKGFLAGYLVAKLRFSAVLGFVAGTCTGIYAAQNYAVPNVEKTIRDYVNSLKKGRD; encoded by the exons ATGGCGGACGATAAG GACTCGCTGCCTAAGCTGAAGGACCTCGCCTTCCTGAAGGGGCAGCTGGAGAGCCTGCAGCGCAGGGTGGAGGACGAGGTGCAGGCCGGCGTGGGGCAG GACGGATCGCTGCTGGCGTCGCCCTTGCTCAAAGGTTTCCTGGCGGGATACCTGGTGGCCAAGCTCCGCTTCTCCGCCGTCCTGGGCTTCGTGGCCGGCACCTGCACCGGGATTTACGCCGCCCAGAACTATGCCGTGCCCAACGTTGAGAAGACGATTCGGGACTATGTGAATTCACTGAAAAAAGGTCGGGACTAG
- the STING1 gene encoding stimulator of interferon genes protein, whose amino-acid sequence MSREPRRPRCAPLIPRARAGRAQRAVLVLLALCAGALLLAGQPLVPTARSLALHFATLQAGELLKGACYLAEEIFHLDSRHHGSFWRALSSCFPPHWHGPMLLVCGSAYVALFGDGQQLGLHFTLASLCQLLILALGIRKPSAVEMSEMSERSKQNVAHGLAWSFYVGYLKIVLPRVKKSMEEFSRANPNLPACKKTWKLHILIPLSCDIYDDLEKADSNIQYVTELTETTLARAGIKKRVYKHSLYAITDEENQLWHCAVEYATPLQTLYAMSQDECAAFSREERLEQAKLFYRTLEEILRGSKECADTYRLIAYEEPEEAESHFLSREIVWHLRQEHHEEISVQEQSHPPSPSTALDSAELNLQISVSDLPQPLRTDGF is encoded by the exons ATGTCCCGGGAGCCGCGGCGGCCGCGCTGTGCCCCGCTGATCCCGCgggcccgggccgggcgggcgcaGCGCGCCGTGCTCGTGCTGCTGGCGCTCTGTGCcggggctctgctcctggccgGGCAGCCCCTCGTGCCCACCGCCCGCAGCCTCGCCCTCCACTTCGCCACCCTGCAGGCCGGCGAGCTGCTCAAGGGCGCCTGCTACCTGGCCGAGGAGATCTTCCACCTGGACTCCAG GCACCACGGCAGCTTCTGGAGggccctgagctcctgcttcCCCCCACACTGGCATGGGCCCATGCTGCTCGTCTGTGGCTCAGCCTACGTGGCACTCTTTGGTGATGGGCAGCAACTTGGCCTCCACTTCACCCTGGCCAGTCTGTGCCAGCTCCTCATCCTCGCCCTGGGGATCCGG AAGCCCTCAGCAGTGGAGATGTCTGAGATGTCCGAGAGGTCCAAGCAGAACGTTGCTCATGGGCTTGCCTGGTCCTTTTATGTTGGGTACCTAAAAATAGTCCTGCCAC GGGTGAAAAAGTCCATGGAGGAATTCAGCAGAGCCAATCCCAACCTGCCAGCATGCAAGAAGACCTGGAAGCTCCACATCTTGATCCCTCTGAGCTGTGATATCTATGATGACCTGGAGAAAGCTGACAGCAATATCCAGTATGTGACAGAGCTCACTGAAACCACCCTGGCCCGGGCTGGCATCAAAAAGAGGGTCTACAAACACAGCCTCTATGCAATCACAGATGAAGAAAACCAG ctctggcactgtGCTGTGGAATATGCCACCCCCCTGCAGACCCTGTACGCCATGTCCCAGGATGAGTGTGCTGCCTTCAGCCGGGAGGAGCGCCTGGAGCAGGCCAAGCTGTTCTACAGGACCCTGGAGGAGATCCTGAGAGGCTCCAAGGAGTGTGCAGACACATACAGGCTCATTGCCTACGAGG AGCCAGAAGAAGCAGAGTCCCACTTTTTGTCCAGAGAGATCGTGTGGCACCTGCGGCAGGAGCACCACGAGGAGATCTCcgtgcaggagcagagccaccCACCCAGCCCATCCACGGCCCTGGACTCGGCAGAGCTCAACCTGCAGATCAGTGTGTCagacctgccccagcccctgcgCACTGATGGCTTCTGA